In Silene latifolia isolate original U9 population chromosome X, ASM4854445v1, whole genome shotgun sequence, the following proteins share a genomic window:
- the LOC141616900 gene encoding uncharacterized protein LOC141616900 translates to MTVDSAEARRLIGWNLSPKAVTVPGLVPSSYVRDYFSGKIPALETIDGRETAPPPCTAEQRACLWLWWFLSSIYLGDKGERLSTKLLPFLSDLSSLGRWDWVTAGFVVLIRFMRAMARPELMEKGTSTGAVGPGLLLEAWVYSYFPSLSPKRTEPLEKAYPVVRDWVMCRTRSKRSSHGVYRRDVNALQLDSWVPRPWAEYAGAPPFVVEVLRPRSSSRLLLRTSMGPVWYLGERLARQCSRDVLTVHIDPPRTMFREPSEAEREADLAGVGGDALLLPGEDYSAFLYGRLAYWPVVVNISTLLLYLI, encoded by the exons atgacggtggactcggccgaggcgaggaggttgatcggctggaacttgtcgccgaaggctgttacagtgccgggtttggtgcccagttcctacgttcgagactacttttcGGGAAAGATCCCGGCACTGGAGAcaattgacgggagggagacggctcctcctccctgtactgctgagcagagggcgtgcttgtggctttggtggtttctgtcttcgatttacctcggagacaagggagagaggctgtcgacgaagcttcttcccttcctttctgacctgagctccctagggcgttgggactgggtcactgctggttttgtggtcctcatccgcttcatgagggccatggctcgtccggagttgatggagaaggggacttctactggtgctgtcggacctggactgctgttggag gcgtgggtgtactcctactttccgagcctctcgcccaagaggacggagccgctggagaaggcctatcccgtcgtgagggattgggtgatgtgcaggacgaggagcaagcgttcctctcacggtgtttaccggcgggacgtgaacgctcttcagctggacagc tgggtgcccaggccttgggcggagtacgccggagcgcctccttttgtggttgaggtccttcgacctaggagctcgagccggctgctgttgaggacgtcgatgggtcctgtgtggtacttgggcgagcgcttggctcgtcagtgctctcgggacgtgttgacggttcacatcgatcctcctaggacgatgttcagggagccttccgaggcagagagggaggctgatttggctggcgtcggtggtgacgccctccttcttcctggcgaggactactcggcgttcctctatgggaggttggcgtactggccggtagtggtgaatatctctactcttcttctttacttgatttaa